TCTGTTGCTGGAAATCGCGGTGCTGCTGCGCGTCTTCGTCGGCCAGCACCGGCTCGGCTCGATCTGGATCGCGCCGCTGGACGTCATCCTCGATCCCAGCCGCGCGCTGGTTGCCCAGCCCGACCTGTTCTTCATCTCGAACAAGCGGCGCGAGATCATCACCGACCGGATCTGGGGCGCGCCCGACCTGGTGCTGGAGGTGATGTCGCCGAATCCTCGGATCGGCGACCTGCAGCAACGCGTGGAGTGGTTCTGCGAGTACGGCGTACGCGAATGCTGGCTCGTGCACCAGCTCACGCGCGAGATCGAGGTGCTGCAACTGGCCAACGGCGGGGTCCGGTCGCGGCAGACTTATCGGGGCGTCGAGCGAATTGAATCCACGGTGCTGCCCTTCTTCGGCATTTCCCCGGAGGTGCTCACCGGCTGGTGAACCGGCTATGATGGAGAGGCGTGCCCAAGAAGCTTTATAACAACATTCTCGAGACCATCGGCGACACGCCGATGGTCCGCCTCAACCGCATTCCGAAAGGGATTGTCGCCGCCGATGTCTACGCCAAGATCGAGACGGTGAACCCCGGCAACTCGATCAAGGACCGCATGGCGGTCAAGATGATCGAAGACGCCGAGAAGGCGGGCAAGCTGAAGCCCGGCGGCACCATCATCGAAGGCACCTCCGGCAACACCGGCATGGGCCTGGCCATTGCCGCGGTCATCAAGGGCTACAAGTGCGTGTTCACCACCACCGACAAGCAGTCGAAGGAAAAGGTGGATGCGCTGCGGGCGTTCGGCGCCGAGGTGATTGTCTGCCCCACCGACGTCGATCCGGAAGACCCGCGGTCGTACTACTCGGTGTCGTCGCGGCTCGAGCGCGACACGCCCAACTCGTGGAAGGCCAACCAGTACGACAACCCGTCGAACGCGCAGGCCCACTACGAGCAGACCGGCCCCGAGATCTGGGATCAGACCGGCGGCGAGATCGATCACCTGGTGGTCGGCGTCGGCACCGGCGGCACCATTTGCGGCACCGCCAGGTTCCTGAAAGAGCAGAAGCCGTCGGTGAAGGCCTGGGGCATCGACACCTACGGGTCGG
This sequence is a window from Vicinamibacterales bacterium. Protein-coding genes within it:
- a CDS encoding Uma2 family endonuclease, which encodes MSERPSVFGQLPGDGDILTTSEYLQTAETLRVQELIYGTVHLAESPSPRHQDLLLEIAVLLRVFVGQHRLGSIWIAPLDVILDPSRALVAQPDLFFISNKRREIITDRIWGAPDLVLEVMSPNPRIGDLQQRVEWFCEYGVRECWLVHQLTREIEVLQLANGGVRSRQTYRGVERIESTVLPFFGISPEVLTGW